The DNA region AGGAACATGCCTAGCATAGGCGGCTGGTGGAACCACAGTATTGGTGACTGGACGTGCGTCGGTGTAAACTGGTAATGGCACAGCTTGTTGGACAGATTGCCCCATTTCGTGCACCACCTCCGCTCGGGGGACGAAATCATAGGGTAGCCCATATGGAGGAAGGGTTGAGGGTAATGTCCTCTGAGGTGGGACTTCCACTGCTGGGCCCGTGGTCTCTGAAATCACGGTCGCTTGTGGAACCTCAAACCTGAAGGTTAAAGCTTGCAACATCTCTCGCATCTGGGACATGCCTCCTTTGATTTCGTCTAGTTCAGCTTTAACTCGGGCGCTCTCTTGTTCTTGTTCAGCCATTCTCTGTCTTGCTCTGGCGCGAGTATTAtactggtgttgaaaattcagcgtgaaactggtGGAAGAAAAGGGCGGAGTGagactcttttttttttttttgaaaatgtatgaatgcatgtatggatgcatttgtttgcaaaactcttagttatctttattatttattctAGCAATGTTAGAATATAAGAACAACATGTAATAATTGAGACCCAAAATTACAACTTCCattaatcaaaatcaaattcgaatacaaaaggatttaacttcaagtacacatgattcgaatacaaaaagatttaaacaccaacaattcaaattcaagtacaagtaaaCTTAAGTTCTGTCTCAGCTCTTATGATCGTAGCCAGATCTGTGGTGAGCTCATTCATCATTTTCTTGATAAACTTGACGAAATTGAAAACTTGAGGAGGGGTGTTTTCTGGACACATACACCAATCCGCTTCCTGGAGTTTTTCTGGGAGTTCCAACATATTTAGGTTAACAAACCTAGCTAAGTTGCGGAACTtgccattccattcaacatagagcTCTTGGAGTTTCTGGATGACCTTTTGATCTTCATCTAAGGTTGCTCTAGCCTCTCTATACAACCTTTTCTAGTACACACAATCATTCTTTAGGAGTAAGTAGGCTGCATCACCTTCTTGGCTTTCCAAAACTGCAAACCTCCTAGTAGCTTCTTCCAACTGGTACCTGAGATGGTGACAGTTTCTTTCAGCTTCTTCCATTTGGAGTATCTCGCGAGACAACTTTTCCTCTCATTTCTTCAGAGCGTCCCTCAATTCACGGATCTGTGCCTCAAAGTCGAGCTTAATTTCTTTTTTATCCATAAGAGATTTATCCAACATTCTCCCTAACTCACAGATCCTATACTCAGCTTTCTTGAGCTCTTCCTTCCTGGTTTGGATCACTGATGTGGAACCTATAAGGATATGATCAAGATCATCTTTTTGGTCTTCTAATAGTCTGGCTCTCTTGTTGCTATCCTCAAGTTCTTGGGCTTTTCCCTTACGTTCCTCTTTCAAATTCTGATTTTCCAAGATAACTCGGTTCATCTGAATCCGTAATTCAGTATTCTCTAATTCGAGCTCCTTAACCTTAGTAGCgagtttctccatgtcctcagggaGTATAGGCTCGGGCTCAGGAGTTTTAGGAAAAGCTGAGGCCTTCAAGATGaatggcaaatggatttcctcaacTCTTTCCTTCACCCATTGAATGTAAGGTTCTTTGGCGAGAATGTttctttttccaaactctttaccctttcttacaacctttaaccaagcctttcgtactgctcttacatcaggattgcttgcttggatgtcagAGAGCACAAACGGCTGTAAGTCCTTTGCGTCAGGAGGACCATCCATGGAGTAACCGTGTTGCATTCGAGATAGCATagggttataattgatgcaacccttggtaCCCAACAACGGTACATTAGAAAATTCCCCACAGCTGACTATAATGTCCGGGGTTTCCCACTCTCGGATATACCATCTGATGGAACTTGCGGTGAGAGAAGCTAATTTTTTAGGACACTTAAGTTCTTTTGCCACAAAAAGACCTTCTTCGGGCATGTGTTGCATGAACCAAGTGTAAAGCAAAGGAGCACAACACAACAAAGTTCCACCCCTCTTTTCATGTCGAGCGTGAAGGGCATGGTAAATGTCAGCTAGGAGAAACGGTACTGGATTTCCAGAGAGAAAGACTTCTATGGCTACTTgatccacaaatttttcaacatttggGAAGAGCACAATCCCATGGATCAATAAAGCCAACACAACATAGAATGCATTCCAATTTCCACTTTTCTTGAACTTTAGAGCTAAACCTTCCAAAAACATCGCGGCAAAACCTTCGCAACCCCCTTTTTCAACCCAATTGTCTCGAACGGTCGGGACATTGATACTTAGGGCTAAAGCTATCTTCTTTGGGCCCATATCTTCTTCGAGCTTTGGAAACGGATTAAAATCTTTCAATTTAAGACCCACGATTCTCTTaacttcttccaaagtaggagctagCTGGAAATCAACGAATGTGAAACAgcgtagaggtggatcataataTTGTGCCAAAGAGCCGATAATTCCATAGTCAACTTTCTTAGTTAGAAGGCTCAAAATTTTCCCATAGTTTTTTTCGAACTCACCACGTCTGCTGAGAGTCAAATCAGAGATCAAATCCTTCAGACTGTCCAActtaggttccttgtacttaagCGTGAAAGTGTGTCTCATTGAagttgtcattttcaagttctcCATTCCTGAAATAAATAAGAGACAACTAAAGAGCTTGCGttttatgatgttgatgcaatgCATGAATGTGATGCATTTTTTTGTATAGGTTCAATAAGCTAGAGGCATGGATAAGTCTGATTGCTTTATATAGAACatggttctcaccaggtatgatTTAAGGGTTTTCAAAATTGGCCTTTAGGAAAAACTTTCAAGGAAGGAGACATACTTGGTAAACATCAAAACGAATATCGAtccattattattattattattattattattattattattattattattattattattattattattattattattacatCAATAAATCAATTATTACTAGTTTTATTTAATATATGTTTTAAATTTTAACTATTGTCTACCTGCAGTATTCAATTACACCCCTGTGATACATAATGTGGTGACAGTGAAAGAGTTTGGCTACAAGTCTGTCGTACCTCAtaaaaaatggggatacgactctaagcgaagcgcaatcgcacgctcgcaatgatgcactgaacagagtcgccaccgaactttatttattcctaaaatgggaaagggaaaatatcgataaaacctctaaaagaaaggataagatatggtcattgcaaccaatatcagggttcgggagtcgattacgcaaggggaaggtattagcacccctcacatccgttgtactcaaccggaaccattaggttagttgtgtgcattagtgttagtttaaatattaggcttttcgaattattaggtgagaaagaaagaatagaagagaggagaatgtttttggatttttgatgaaggacTAAACCTAATGTAAAGACAAAGTCTCATACACATACGATgtcaagtttcgatgatgacaaaagaccatcatgcaaGTCTACGAACAAATGCATCACATTACTCACCATATCCTTTTCACGTTATCCTAAAGCTATTATGATCATTAAAGACATACAAACAAAGCGTGATCATGACCATATATATAAAATTCACTAACCACAGTTTTTCTGCAGATTTCAtggctttgagtcgaccataggggtcagctcaaagccCACGGGTCGGCGCAAGGGCTCTGCCCAAACTGGTGGGAGTCAGCGCAAGaaccctatgcgtcgacgcataaggtcgacgcttaactcacgggtcggcgcaaaaatcccttgcgtcgacgcatgcagtcagcgcgtgccccacgggtcagcgtgcgctgaccctatggtcgaccgttcgcgcgcaaactcaattttctgagttatttcaaagtttaaatttctgttctgtctgtttggttttgtctgttactataaatagaagcaaaaacacttctattaaaaaacatttgaatttttgagtacaagtgttcaaggaaacaagaaagagtgaaatagttgtcaaagattcatcatcttcatcttcaacagtctAAAAAttcatcaactgcacacaataacttttgatgcaAATTTGTGACagtttgaaggtgataaggttcgaggtagcgattgaagaatcgggttcgagttgaagtcttgacaggttctttcttgaataaaaccattagggttttatcctccaataccggtttgcgtttgggggtttttggacgggttgcttcattatcattcagctgagcgaaggtaactgataagagaaagtcttcatcagtttagtagcggGGTCGGTGATTGAGCAGTGAAGAATCCGGGTTTGATTGTTCttgttcgtgatcagccgggccaagggattgaagaacggaaggttcatcaacgagcggcaggaaacggaggtcaaacatcaacaatcaaaggtcttgattcatcttgaatcaaggggaaaggagaagaagtatcattcaacatattgcgaaattctgttgtttacatactctgcactccttgtaaaaacgattaaacATCACAGGTTATATCTATTgatcatctcaattctaattttagaattgagggcagacgtaccccgaagcgaggacggcgggggaactgcctcatcaaatctctgtcttctttaaaTTTTCTGCACAAGTTaattttcagcttaaaatttaagtgattttagtttaagcaattttctgACAAACATTGATTTAAGTTGAGAAAGTGGTGCAAACTGTTGTtggaatactaagtacaataacatATTGTACTAGGAAAAATCGTATCACTTACTTAACTCAAAAATCACTTGGAGTGCttgtgcacaccaagtgtttgtaatATTGCCTAAGCTAAAATTACCTTAAGTTTTCTCTTTGGTATTTTGActcattggaactaggcttgcaAATAAGTGATCTAGATAATTGATTGTGCTTTGTGTGTAGTGAATTGTATCTCTTCTAATCAAATAATCCATTcgcttaacgcatatccggttttccaataacggttcgttttagactaattttcctcggcagcttccgcacctaaaaacatttttaaaccaatttttcttttaaattggtagcgccgactaaaatttttaattgggatctattcaacccccccttctagatccgtgccatagtctaacaagtggtatcaggagctccggtttattccgtgcttcaaaatataactttgatagaaaatggctaacgaacctaaaggggcttataatagagctcccgttttcaatggtgaaaattatagttattggaaagactgtatgcgggtgcacataaattccatagatagaaaaatatggaatgttattctcaatggtccaattgaaataaccatgaccaatgagaataatgaaatagtgcctaagcctgaagcacaatggaccgatgatgatgaaaagaaatacaactatgattggaaagccaaaaacatcttaatctcctcattaggggtagacgaatactatcgtgtatcccattgccctactgctaaggccatgtgggattcacttcaaattgcccatgaggggacgaacgatgttaaattggctagaatcaatacactaacgcaagagtttgatctctttttcatggagcaaggggaaaccattgccgacatgcaaaagagattcactcatctaatcaatcgattacattcactaggtaaacctatttccaatgatgttgctactaataaaatcttaagatgtcttaacagggaatggcagccaaaagtgaccgccatcaaagaggcaaacgATCTTACCATTTTGGACTTAACAACATTGTtcggcaaactacaagagcacgaacaagttctattaagcttggaacaacatgaaaggaaagataagaaagacaaagccaaggtgagcgaaaagaaatcaattgctctaaagacttcctcctcaaagtctcaagcaaaagtGCAAAGTGATTATTCTacgagtgacgaagaagaagaggacaagagtgaagatatggggctgttcgtcaaacgctacaaccgttacgtgagaaagaacggcatccaacattccgagaaaaacttagttaacttccggaagcaatctaggttctccaaaaatgatgactccaaaggaaaaacaactagagggtcgtgctacaagtgtggaaagccgggtcactacaaaccggactgtccgatgaatAAAAAGgcaaaagaaaaagattcatacaaatcacataagaaaccatcaaagccaaggagggcatacattgcttgggaaagcgatagcgactcctccgatgatgaaagctcaagtgatgaagatgaaaatgcaaatctatgtctctctgctcatcaaaagaataagaagaaacaggtacgacatgctaaatatgaaaattcctctagtatgtctcatcatgaacTGCAAACTGTTTTTGAAACTCTCCACTGCGAAGCAAAAGaagcctttaaaaggcttgcctcaaataagaaaattttctctcatttagaacaaaaaattcaagaatccgaaaggaaacttgaggcacttaaggcttctatagtggaaagcacaaaaactagttatgaggaccttaaaagtagaatgatgaactttgggtgtgatacttgttacatttggcaaagtgaagtaaggaacctaaaagccaaacttaacaaggctcttgagcccaagattacttttgctattgataaatcaaattttcgaacaagtatggttaatccatatcaaaagTACAAATATGTcataaaggatgaagatagcaaaagtaatcaaaatgaaaagttctcttgtctttattgttgcaagaagggtcattccattgctaagtgtagatttaggagatttttagttcctaaaggcatttatcaatggatgcccaaatgcaaccaatttgcttctcaccactcaggacccaataagccattgggtacctccttttgttaattatcttatcacaggtacaatgcctcgagactaccgagagaagatgggttctcgatagtggatgctcaaggcatatgtcaggtgacatatctctcttcattgacttcgtggctaagaagaagggatatgtaacttatggtgacaataaccgaggagcaatacttggtaaaggtagtgtaggtaatccctcttccactactatttctgacgtattgcttgtcgaaggtcttaaacataaCCTACTTAGCATCAGCCAGTTATgcgacaaaggatacaatgtatcgttttcaaaagattgttgcaaaattgtgcatactgatgataagaagagcatgtttaatggtcttcgtgtgaacaatgtctatatgcttgacttaaatgaagtgtcgttaacaagtgacaaatgtcttgtaacaatgaatgaagattcatggttatggcatcgacgtttagcacatgttaatttcgacttacttaacaaaatagtctcaaaagatctagtcctaggtctccccaaaattaagttcaccaaggaccacctttgtgatgcttgtcaaaaggggaagcaaacgaggatctcttttaaatccaaaaacatcgtttcaacaacgagacctctcgagcttctccatatggatttatttgggccatctaggattaagagtctaggaggaaactattacggtttcgtaatagtggacgacttttctcgattttgttggactattttcttagtaagtaagagtgacacattcgccgcctttgaacgtTTTGCTAAGCTTTC from Lathyrus oleraceus cultivar Zhongwan6 chromosome 1, CAAS_Psat_ZW6_1.0, whole genome shotgun sequence includes:
- the LOC127106263 gene encoding uncharacterized protein LOC127106263, which codes for MENLKMTTSMRHTFTLKYKEPKLDSLKDLISDLTLSRRGEFEKNYGKILSLLTKKVDYGIIGSLAQYYDPPLRCFTFVDFQLAPTLEEVKRIVGLKLKDFNPFPKLEEDMGPKKIALALSINVPTVRDNWVEKGGCEGFAAMFLEGLALKFKKSGNWNAFYVVLALLIHGIVLFPNVEKFVDQVAIEVFLSGNPVPFLLADIYHALHARHEKRGGTLLCCAPLLYTWFMQHMPEEGLFVAKELKCPKKLASLTASSIRWYIREWETPDIIVSCGEFSNVPLLGTKGCINYNPMLSRMQHGYSMDGPPDAKDLQPFERVEEIHLPFILKASAFPKTPEPEPILPEDMEKLATKVKELELENTELRIQMNRVILENQNLKEERKGKAQELEDSNKRARLLEDQKDDLDHILIGSTSVIQTRKEELKKAEYRICELGRMLDKSLMDKKEIKLDFEAQIRELRDALKK